ATCAGTTGAATTTTTTGATAGAATATAAATTATGTGGAGTTTATTTTTCCTCTCAATACTTGCCTTTGTGTATATCTGTTATGTTTTAATTAAACCTGAAAAATTTTAATTGGTCATGAATACAGAAATTTTAGGCATTATAGCAATGTTTGCTGTCACGTTAGTTATCGGAATATTTTTAGGTAAATACATAGCTAATGTTTATGGATACAAAAAAACTTTTCTTGATCCGGTTTTTGAACCCATTGAAAAGTTAATTTATAAAATTTCGGGAATTAATCCTGCCCGCCAGATGAACTGGAAACAGAATATGTATGCCATGCTGGCGATCAATCTGATCTGGTTCATCATTGGTTTTCTTCTTTTGCTGAATCAGGCCTGGCTGCCTTTAAATCCTGATGGAAACCCGAATATGTCTCCCGATCTGGCTTTTAATACAACCATTTCATTCTTGGTTAACTGTAATTTACAGCATTATTCGGGAGAAACCGGGGTAAGCTATTTGAGCCAGCTTTATCTGATGTTTTTACAGTTTGTAACCGCAGCAACAGGTATGGCGGCAATGGCTGTCCTTTTCAAAGCTTTTAAAGAAAAAACAAGTACAGAATTAGGGAACTTTTATGATTATTTCACAAAATCAATGATCAGAATCTTAGTTCCTATAAGTGTGATTGTTGCTTTAATTCTTTCTGTCAACGGAAGTCCTATGACTTTTGAAGGGAAGGATCATATCATCACATTGGAGGGACAGAAGGCTGATGTTTCCAGAGGTCCTGTATCTGCATTTGTTGCAATTAAACATTTAGGAACTAATGGAGGTGGATTTTTCGGAGCCAACTCGGCACATCCGCTTGAAAATCCTAATTATATCACCAATATGACAGAAATGGTTACTCAAATGATCATTCCTTTTGCATTGGTATTTGCCCTTGGTTTTTATCTGAATAAAAGAAAGCTGTCATGGGTGATCTTTACCGTAATGACAGTCGGTTTTCTCGCTCTTACCATTCCGAATGTTGTGAATGAAACAAGTGGAAATCCTCTGATTACACAAATGGGAGCAGACAGCAGCCTGGGAGCAATGGAGGGCAAAGAAATCCGCTTTGGAAGTGCTTCATCCGGCTATTGGAGTATTGCAACCACAGTTATCTCAACAGGATCTGTGAATTCCATGCATGACAGTACAATGCCTCTCTCGGGGATGAATGAGCTGCTTGCCATGATGATCAACTGCTTCTACGGAGGCTGCGGGGTTGGAATTCTGAACTACTTCATCTTTATCATTCTGGCTGTATTCATCAGTGGTCTGATGGTAGGGAGAACCCCTGAATTTATGGGGAAAAAGATTGAAGCCAAAGAGATGAAAATCGCTATGATTGTGGCTTTATTCCATCCTTTCTTAATTCTTGCAGGAACGGCTTTAACGGCCTATCTACCAGAATTTGGAGCAAAAACATTAAATAATCCAGGTTTCCATGGTTTCAGTGAAATGCTGTACGAATTTACTTCTTCCGCAGCGAATAACGGATCCGGATTTGAAGGACTTGGAGACAATACACCATGGTGGAATATCTCAACAGGAATTGTACTGTTGCTCTCAAGATTCATCCCGATTATAGGACCAGTAGCAATTGCAGGACTATTGGCACAGAAGAAATACATCCCTGAAAGCTCAGGAACACTGAAAACAGATACGGCTACTTTTGGCTTTATGACCCTGGCGGTGATTTTACTGATTGCAGCATTGTCATTCTTCCCTGCATTGACATTAGGTCCTATTGCAGAGCAGATTCAGTATTTCTCAAAATAAAAATGTGAACATTAAAAATTAAAATCAATATTCAACCATTAAGGAAGCCGAAAAGTTGGAGGAAGCTAGTCTGACACTTACTGAAACGTTCACTTAATATTATCCATATCAATCCTCATTATCTGGCAGGCCTTGATGGTTACTATTGATTTACAATGATATAAATTCTTTCAAAAAAATGAAAAATCAGTCACAAACATTGTTTCAGAGAGATTTGGTAAACGAAGCCATAAAACAGTCCTTCGTAAAGCTGAATCCGAAAATTATGTTTAAAAATCCAGTAATGTTCCTGGTGGAGATCGGAACCATTGTCATGTTTATTGTAAGCATGTTCAGTCTTACTGGTGATAAAACCCAGGGAAGCTTTTCCTATAACTTTTTAGTATTTATTATTTTATTTTTCACCGTTCTGTTTGCCAATTTTGCAGAAGCTATTGCAGAGGCAAGAGGAAAAGCACAGGCTGATACGCTCAGAAAAACAAGGGAAGAAACTCCAGCCAAATTAGTGGTTGATAATAAACCCGGATTTCAGGTAGAAACAAGACTGAAGATGTCTGCTGAAATGACATTAGGTGATATTTTCCTTTGTGAAGCCGGAGATCAGATTCCTATGGATGGTGAGATTATTGAAGGTCTTGCAACCATTGATGAGTCTGCCATTACCGGAGAAAGCGCACCTGTAATCCGTGAAGCCGGAGGAGACAAAAGTTCTGTAACAGGAGGTACAAAAGTACTGTCAGACAGAATTAAAGTAAAAGTAACTACAAAACCCGGAGAATCCTTCTTAGATAAAATGATTGCTCTTGTAGAAGGAGCATCAAGACAGAAAACACCTAACGAAATCGCATTAACCATACTTCTGGCAGGATTTACCCTTACATTTATCATTGTTACCCTCACTTTAAAGCCTTTTGCAGACTATGCGCAGACTCCGATTACCATAGCGGCATTTATATCTCTTTTCGTTTGTCTTATTCCGACAACAATCGGTGGTCTGCTTTCTGCAATCGGTATTGCGGGGATGGACAGAGCATTGAGAGCAAATGTAATTACAAAAAGTGGTAAAGCAGTAGAAACCGCGGGAGATATTGATGTTTTACTGCTTGATAAAACCGGAACAATTACCATCGGGAACCGTAAGGCAACTCAATTTCATCCTTCAAACGGAATTCAGCTAGACAAATTTATTAAAGCTTCCGCACTAAGTTCTGTAGCCGATGAAACTCCGGAAGGAAAATCAATCATTGAACTGAGCGCTTTGAAATCCGAAGATTTGCTGGTTGCCAATCCTACGTATATCGATTTTACAGCGGAAACGAGAACTTCAGGAATTGATTTTGATGAAACAAGAATCCGTAAAGGTGCTTATGATACGATAAAAAAACTGACTGAAAAAGCCGGGAATATCTTCCCACAGGAAACCCAGGATGCGGTGACCAAAATTTCTGAAAACGGAGGAACACCTTTGGTAGTAGCCGTAAATGAAAAAGTATGGGGTGTTATTGAACTTCAGGATATCATCAAAACAGGAATCCAGGAACGTTTCCAAAGACTGAGAAAAATGGGAGTGAAAACGGTAATGGTAACCGGAGATAACCCTTTGACAGCAAAATTCATTGCAGAGAAAGCTGGAGTAGATGATTTTATCGCTGAAGCTAAACCTGAAGATAAAATGAATTACATCAAGAAGGAACAGCAGGAAGGTAAGCTGGTGGCCATGATGGGTGATGGTACAAATGATGCTCCGGCGCTGGCTCAGGCAGATGTAGGTGTTGCAATGAATAGTGGAACACAGGCTGCAAAAGAAGCGGGTAATATGGTAGACCTTGATAACGACCCTACAAAATTGATCGAAATCGTGGAAATCGGGAAGCAGCTGCTAATGACAAGAGGAACCTTAACGACTTTCAGTATTGCTAATGACGTTGCGAAATATTTTGCCATTATTCCGGCACTCTTTATCACTTTTATTCCTTCGCTTCAGAAGTTGAATATTATGAATCTTCACAGTCCGGAAACAGCCATATTATCAGCAGTTATTTTCAATGCAGTAATTATTCCGTTCCTGATTCCGCTAGCGTTGAAAGGTGTGGCTTACAAACCAATTGGCGCAAGCGCATTATTGAGAAGAAACCTTTTGATTTATGGTCTTGGCGGGGTAATCGTTCCGTTCATCGGGATCAAAATCATTGATCTGGTAATCAGTTTATTCTATTAAAATTTAAAAAATGAAAAATCATATTGTTTCAGCATTCAGATTAACTCTTGTAATGTTGGTGGTTACAGGTATTTATCTGGCAGTTGTATATGCAGGTTCTAAAATACTTCCCAACAAAGGAAACGGAGAAATTGTTTACAATAAAGGGCAGAAATTGTATGCCAATATCGGGCAGGAATTTAAATCTGAAAAATACTTTCACGGCCGTCCTTCATCTGTCAATTATAATGCAGCAGGAAGTGGGGGAAGCAACAAAGGTCCAAGCAACAAGGAATATCTGGAGATTGTACAAAAAAGAATTGACACTTTAAAAATAGACAATCCTCAAATGGGAGGTGTGAAAGTCCCTGTAGAACTGGTTACTGCCAGTGGTAGCGGACTGGATCCTGATATTTCTGAAGAAGGAGCTTTGTATCAGGCAAAGAGAATTGCTAAAGTGAGAGATATTTCAGAAGAGCAAGTTAAAAGCTTAATTAATAATCAAACTGAAAAGCCTTTCTTAGGACTTTTCGGACCATCAAAAGTAAATGTTCTGAAGCTTAATATCGCTTTGGATCAATTAAAATAATTCAATTCATATATGACAAAAAGAAGAATTGAACCATTAAGCTGATTGAAGGAGCCAAGCAGCATTAAGAAAATCTATGATTTTAAAATATTTTTCATTTATAATTCGCCTGCAAATCCTTAACTTTTCTTAATAGCTAAATTCTTCTTACTGTCTAAAAATAATATAAAAATAACGTGAAAAAATATTTAGTTATAGGTGCTGTATTGGGAATGTTTTTCTCAAAAGCCCAATCATCAGATTCATTGAAAATAGGGAATAAAGTGACATTTTCCGCTTATGCAGAACTTTTTTATACCTATGATTTTAATGAACCGGGCAATCATATGCGTCAAAACTTTTTATACTCATATAACAGACACAATGAAGTGAATCTTAATCTGGGATTGGTTAAGGCCAGCTATCAGAGTGAAAATCTCCGTGCCAATGTAGCTTTAATGGCAGGAACTTATGCCCAGGATAATATGGCTGCTGAACAAAATGCACTGCGTTATGTCAATGAAGCCAATATCGGGATCAAAATTTCTAAAAATAAAAACCTGTGGATTGATGCAGGGATCATGCCATCTCATATCGGCTGGGAAAGTGCTATAGGAAAAGATAATATCAATCTGACCCGAAGTTTTGCTGCCGAAAATTCTCCCTATTTTGAAACAGGCGCCAAAATTTCTTATACTTCAGATAATGGAAAATGGTTTTTAAGCGGATTAGTATTGAATGGCTGGCAGAGAATTGCAAAACCGGAAGGAAATCAGAGTATTTCTTTCGGATATCAGGTGACCTATAAACCTAATGATAAAATTACCCTGAACAGCAGTTCATTTATTGGGAATGATAAAGCTAAAGAAGACAAAAGAATGCGCTATTTCCATGATTTGTATGGAAGCTTTCAGCTGACAGATCAGTTTTCCGCGGTATTGGGATTTGATATCGGAGCAGAGCAGAAATCAAAAGGAAGTGAGCAGTATAGTATCTGGTACAGCCCGAATGTTCTGATGAAATATCAATTAGACAGCAAATGGGCGCTGGCAGGAAGATTAGAATATTACAATGATAAGAACGGTGTGATTATTAATACCGAAACTCCTAATGGATTTCAGACCTTCGGATATTCTCTTAACGTAGATTATGCGATCTTTAAAAATGTAGTTTTCCGTACAGAGGCAAGAGGCTTTACTGCTAAAGATGCCATTTTTGCGAAAAATGATGAATTTAGAAAAGGAAATTTCTTCATTACAACAAGTCTTGCAGTCTGGTTTTAGCAGCCAGTTTAATCACAGTGAAAAGTGTTTAAAATAAAATTAAAAAGAATAAAATCAATGTCATCAGCAAAAGATTTTTTAGAACTTATCCAGAAATCCCGTAAAGGAAAATTCAAAATTTATATCGGGATGAGTGCAGGTGTAGGAAAGACCTTCCGTATGCTTCAGGAAGCGCATTCCCTTTTGCGGAATGGCATTGATGTAAAGATTGGCTATATAGAAACCCATGGCCGGGAAGAAACCGTGGAGCTGGTAGAAGGACTTCCTGAGATTGAAAGAAAATCGGTCTTTTATAAAGGAAAAAATCTTGAGGAAATGGATCTTCAGGCCATTATCAATGAACATCCTGAAGTAGTTTTGGTTGACGAACTTGCTCATACCAATGTAGAAGGTTCCAAAAATAAAAAAAGATGGCAGGATGTCCTGGAAATCCTTGATAACGGAATCAATGTCATCAGTGCCATGAATATCCAGCACATCGAAAGCCTGAATGAAGAAGTCAAGAAAATCACTGGAGTAGAAGTAGCAGAGCGGGTTCCAGACAAGATTCTTGCACTTGCAGATGAAGTAGTTAATATTGACTTAACGGCTGATGAACTGCTGACCCGCTTAAAAGAAGGGAAAATCTATAAAAAAGAAAAAATTCAGACGGCACTCAGTAATTTCTTCCAGAGTGGGCATATTCTACAACTTCGTGAGCTGGCTCTAAAAGAAGTGGCTACCCATGTAGAAAGGAAGGTGGAAACGGAGATCAAAACTGAAAATTTTAAACCCATAAAATTCCTGGCCTGTATCAGCAGCAACGAGAAAATTGCCAAAACGATTATCAGGAAAACAGCGAGATTAGCCAGCTACTATAACAGTCCATGGACTGTTTTGTACGTTCAGAAGCCATCTGAAAATCCGGAAAAAATTGCACTTGATAAACAGCGGTATTTAATTAATAATTTTAATTTAGCACAGGAATTGGGCGCCAAAGTAGTCCGGGTCAAAGAAAGCAGTGTTTATAATGGGATACTGGAATATGTGATTGCCCATAATATCACAACGGTCTGCATTGGAAAGCCTCATGCCAGTTTCTGGCAGCGAATGCTGGGCTACAGCTGGATCTATACCCTCATGAACAGGCTGAATGAAAGACAGATAGATATTATTATTTTATCATAAAAATAATGAAACTTAAAACGAAACTTACTTTAGGCGTTGGCCTTTTATTTCTGCTGATCGTTCTGCTTTCAGTGATAGGTTCTGTGTATATCAATAAATTAAAATCCGATACTGAAAAGATCCTTACTGCCAATTATAACAGTCTGGAATTTTCCAAAAATATGCTTCTGGCGCTGGATAACATCAGTACAGACAGTACTGTTGCAATAGCAGATTTTAGAAAAAATAACAAGCTGCAGGAAAAAAACCTTACAGAATTTGGGGAAAAAGAGGCCACTCAGAACCTCAATATGCATTTCAGCAGCTATCTGAAAGCACCGGATATCCATAAAGAAAAACTCATCCGTGAGGATCTGGCCAAGATCATGTCTTTGAATATGAAAGGCATAGAACGCAAGAGTGACATTGCGATCATTACAGCAGAAAACGCTACTTTTTGGATCGTAAGTTTAGGAACTGTATGCTTTCTGATTGCTTTTATCCTGCTTTTCAATTTACCACAAACCATTGCAGAGCCTATCAATCAGCTTACCTTCAGTATCAAACAGATTGCCGATAAAAACTATAATGAAAGAGTTCATTTTAAAGGAAGTGAAGAGTTCAGCAGTCTGGCAGATTCATTCAATACGATGGCGGAGAAACTTCAGGAGTACGAAAGTAGTACGCTTTCCAAACAGTTGATGGATAAAAAACGTATCGAAACATTGGTCAACAACATGCATGATGCGGTTATTGGCCTGGATGAGAATCATTTTATCTACATGATCAATGATGAAGCTTTGAAGATCACCAATCTCCATAAAGAAGATATTATTGGAAAAACGGCTCATGAAGTAGCAATCAACAATGATCTGATACGTGAACTGCTGAAAAATGTTGACCACCCGGTAAAAGATCCGATTAAGATTGTTCGCGATAACAAAGAAAATTATTTTGAACAGGATATTATTCCTATCAATATTGTAAAAACAGGTGAAAAGGAGAAAAAATATATTGGAAAGGTAATTTTACTGAGAAATATTACCCCTTTTAAAGAACTGGATTTTGCCAAAACGAACTTCATTGCAACCATTTCCCATGAATTGAAAACTCCAATTTCAGCCATAAAAATGGGCGTTCAGCTCCTTGGAAATCAAAAATTCGGAGAACTGAATGAGCAGCAGCAGGAATTGTTAAAAAGCATCAATGAAGACGGACAGCGATTATTGGATATTACAGGTGAATTGCTTAATCTTTCTCAGGTAGAATCCGGAAATATCAGACTGACTGTAGAGAAATGTTCCCCTAAAGAAATAGTACAAACTGCTGTAAAGAATGTTGAAAAGCTTGCCGAGCAGAAAAATATTTCCATCAGCACAGAATATCTTCTGGAAGAAACTGATGGTGTAACTGCAGATTTTGACAAAACAGTCTGGGTAATGAATAATTTCCTGACCAATGCCGTAAAACACTCTTTTCAGGATGAAAATATTAAGATTGTGGTAAAAACTGGATTCGTTCATTCAGTTCAGTATTATTGATACCGGAAGCGGAATTGATGAAAAATACCACCCGCCAGATCTTTGACCGTTATTTCCAGGTTCCGGGAGAACATCAGAATGGAACAGGACTCGGTTTGGCCATTTCGAAAAATTTTATTGAAAAACAGCATGGAGAAATCGGAGTGAAGAGTTCTTTAAATAATGGAAGTACATTTTACTTCAGACTGCCAGTTTCATAAGGATTAAATAACGTATTTAAACACCTTATAGGTTTTATAAACCTATAAGGTGTATTCATCTATTTGAATAAAAAAATCAGATCCTTCTCAATTAAAAACTAACAATCCTATTCTTTATATTTGCGATAAAAATAACAATGAGAAAAACTATAGGACTCTTATTATTTTCAGTTTTGCTAAGTATCCGGGTCTCTGCTCAGACATTCACGTTAGAACAGCTTAAGGGATTCAACAAACTTACCATGGATGAGTTTAAAAAAGAGATGAAACAGCTTCAGTTCAAATTTTATGACAGAACAGAAGGCTTAGGTTTCCTCTTAACAGAATATGATTCCCCGGACTACACATCGAAAATCGGAAAGTTTGAATATGCTGAAGAAAAATCGGAAGATAGGATTGAATTTGAGTTTAAAGACAAGAAAGAATATGATAAGTACCTTAAGCTGATACTGGCAGCTGGATATAAAGAAACTGAGAAGGGAAAGATTATTACCAAAGAGCCTTATGTAGATTACTATAGAAATAAAGAACATATCAGGTTGATCTTGCCTAAAGCAGGGCAAAAAAATCCGTACACCATTATTGTTTTCAAATAAAATCTGAATTTTAATGTAGATTTGAAAAATATAAAAAAGGCTGTGAAATCTATCACAGCCTTTTTACATGAATATTGGGTAAGTTTAATCCTTAATAAACTTTTGTACAATTATTTTGTCTTTTGTGAAGGCTTTGAGAATATAGTTTCCTTTAGAAAGCTCAGAAACAGGAATTGAGTTTCCTTTTACATTTGTTGAACTGATAATTCTTCCGGCTGCATCATAGATTTCAGCTTTTATAATTTCATTTTTAGATTGAATATTTAAAATATCTCTTACCGGATTCGGATATATGGAAATAACATTGTTTTCTTTATCAGTTTCTGCTGTTGCTAATACATTTTGAACGCTTGTTGTATAAGTATTGGTAATAATCGGAGCATTGTAATCGAAGTAAATATTGGCTGTATTGCTGAAGCTATTACCAAGATTTAAGGTAGACTTGGTTTTAATTTTGAATGAAACATATCCGTCATTATTTGCATCATCAAAAGGCAGTTGGATATTTTCAAAGATGAATTCTACTGTATTCGGATTGGTAATTCTTGTTGCAAAATTGTGACTTCCGTTCAATGCAACTAAACTTGATATGTCAAATTTAGAAGTATCAATAACATCCTTTACCACAATATTCTGTGCATTTGCGGTACCTGTGTTTTCAAACCTGATCAGATAATGCACATAATCTCCAACCTGGGTTTGCGTAATAGTAGTTCCTTCCAGACAAGTCTTATCATTCGGGTCAAAAGAATTGACTACCGATTGGTTCAACGTGAAATTATTGTCAACTGGTGTTTCATCAGTAGCTCCATTGATTTGTGATGTGTAATGCAGAATGTCACCGCTGTTTAACGATGGAGTCTGTATTGGGGTATTTAATTTCAGTGTTACGGTGACTTCTCTGGTTTCAAGAGGAAGAAGATTGTTGAAATTCCATGTTAAAATACCAGTAGATTGTGTATCCGGAGCAACTGTTGCATTCATGTAATTCATCAGATTGTCGTTGAAATTGAAAACAATATTTCCTGATTGGGCCACAGTTCCTTTGTTTTTGTAAACAATTTTGTATTTGGTATCAAATCCTGGAATAGCAGCTGTTACAGGAATAATCAGGACTTCAAGATCATTATGAGTTCCGTTCGCTGTTAAGCAGAAATTTTGATTCAAAGGGCTTGTTTGTGCCGGAAAGTTTACTGTTAAAGTACTTGGAGATATGGTCCAATAGGCTGGATTTTCTGAAATTGGCGTAATTGTATGAGCACCTGTTTGTAAAGGAATAGAATAATTTCCTGATGAATCAGCAATCATATTTCCGGAAACAGAACCGCTTGTAATCGAAAATTTTTGGAAAGATTTGTTAACATCATTGATATCACAGCCATTGTTGTTAATATCATATCTTGTATTTCCGGTAACTTTATAATAAGTACCACCCGGTGTAAATGAACAATAAGAATTTAAATTAATAGTATTGAGAGAATGCGTAGATAAATAATTACTGATCGCCGC
The window above is part of the Chryseobacterium sp. MA9 genome. Proteins encoded here:
- a CDS encoding T9SS type A sorting domain-containing protein: MKKIYLIVSMMLFAVFQAQNVNIPDAAFKNFLLTANYSNGYAKDQYGSNIPVDTNNDGIIQQSEANNVVKLSDLYYGNRVNIQSIEGIKSFTNLTELYLFGTSVSTVDVSTMTNLIALTVNYNSQLTSLNIAGCTSLATMSSEHNNITNYNLQSNSLKSLLINNLNSTQPINAINLSLCPNLKSLEINKTNIQSLDFSNMSALEWLQIRNSTSTNNINLTGCTNLNNLGIYNCTSLTTLQLHNLQNLDTVYLSQSPISTLSLVSTTNIESLGLQSTGLTAIDLSIFPALRQFSTLNNNLTTLDLSMNPLLENITIYDNALLKNINLKSGGNILNVTSWFHINNNNPNLKYICCDDGDFAAISNYLSTHSLNTINLNSYCSFTPGGTYYKVTGNTRYDINNNGCDINDVNKSFQKFSITSGSVSGNMIADSSGNYSIPLQTGAHTITPISENPAYWTISPSTLTVNFPAQTSPLNQNFCLTANGTHNDLEVLIIPVTAAIPGFDTKYKIVYKNKGTVAQSGNIVFNFNDNLMNYMNATVAPDTQSTGILTWNFNNLLPLETREVTVTLKLNTPIQTPSLNSGDILHYTSQINGATDETPVDNNFTLNQSVVNSFDPNDKTCLEGTTITQTQVGDYVHYLIRFENTGTANAQNIVVKDVIDTSKFDISSLVALNGSHNFATRITNPNTVEFIFENIQLPFDDANNDGYVSFKIKTKSTLNLGNSFSNTANIYFDYNAPIITNTYTTSVQNVLATAETDKENNVISIYPNPVRDILNIQSKNEIIKAEIYDAAGRIISSTNVKGNSIPVSELSKGNYILKAFTKDKIIVQKFIKD
- a CDS encoding porin, which gives rise to MFFSKAQSSDSLKIGNKVTFSAYAELFYTYDFNEPGNHMRQNFLYSYNRHNEVNLNLGLVKASYQSENLRANVALMAGTYAQDNMAAEQNALRYVNEANIGIKISKNKNLWIDAGIMPSHIGWESAIGKDNINLTRSFAAENSPYFETGAKISYTSDNGKWFLSGLVLNGWQRIAKPEGNQSISFGYQVTYKPNDKITLNSSSFIGNDKAKEDKRMRYFHDLYGSFQLTDQFSAVLGFDIGAEQKSKGSEQYSIWYSPNVLMKYQLDSKWALAGRLEYYNDKNGVIINTETPNGFQTFGYSLNVDYAIFKNVVFRTEARGFTAKDAIFAKNDEFRKGNFFITTSLAVWF
- a CDS encoding sensor protein KdpD; this translates as MSSAKDFLELIQKSRKGKFKIYIGMSAGVGKTFRMLQEAHSLLRNGIDVKIGYIETHGREETVELVEGLPEIERKSVFYKGKNLEEMDLQAIINEHPEVVLVDELAHTNVEGSKNKKRWQDVLEILDNGINVISAMNIQHIESLNEEVKKITGVEVAERVPDKILALADEVVNIDLTADELLTRLKEGKIYKKEKIQTALSNFFQSGHILQLRELALKEVATHVERKVETEIKTENFKPIKFLACISSNEKIAKTIIRKTARLASYYNSPWTVLYVQKPSENPEKIALDKQRYLINNFNLAQELGAKVVRVKESSVYNGILEYVIAHNITTVCIGKPHASFWQRMLGYSWIYTLMNRLNERQIDIIILS
- the kdpA gene encoding potassium-transporting ATPase subunit KdpA, with protein sequence MNTEILGIIAMFAVTLVIGIFLGKYIANVYGYKKTFLDPVFEPIEKLIYKISGINPARQMNWKQNMYAMLAINLIWFIIGFLLLLNQAWLPLNPDGNPNMSPDLAFNTTISFLVNCNLQHYSGETGVSYLSQLYLMFLQFVTAATGMAAMAVLFKAFKEKTSTELGNFYDYFTKSMIRILVPISVIVALILSVNGSPMTFEGKDHIITLEGQKADVSRGPVSAFVAIKHLGTNGGGFFGANSAHPLENPNYITNMTEMVTQMIIPFALVFALGFYLNKRKLSWVIFTVMTVGFLALTIPNVVNETSGNPLITQMGADSSLGAMEGKEIRFGSASSGYWSIATTVISTGSVNSMHDSTMPLSGMNELLAMMINCFYGGCGVGILNYFIFIILAVFISGLMVGRTPEFMGKKIEAKEMKIAMIVALFHPFLILAGTALTAYLPEFGAKTLNNPGFHGFSEMLYEFTSSAANNGSGFEGLGDNTPWWNISTGIVLLLSRFIPIIGPVAIAGLLAQKKYIPESSGTLKTDTATFGFMTLAVILLIAALSFFPALTLGPIAEQIQYFSK
- the kdpB gene encoding potassium-transporting ATPase subunit KdpB, with protein sequence MKNQSQTLFQRDLVNEAIKQSFVKLNPKIMFKNPVMFLVEIGTIVMFIVSMFSLTGDKTQGSFSYNFLVFIILFFTVLFANFAEAIAEARGKAQADTLRKTREETPAKLVVDNKPGFQVETRLKMSAEMTLGDIFLCEAGDQIPMDGEIIEGLATIDESAITGESAPVIREAGGDKSSVTGGTKVLSDRIKVKVTTKPGESFLDKMIALVEGASRQKTPNEIALTILLAGFTLTFIIVTLTLKPFADYAQTPITIAAFISLFVCLIPTTIGGLLSAIGIAGMDRALRANVITKSGKAVETAGDIDVLLLDKTGTITIGNRKATQFHPSNGIQLDKFIKASALSSVADETPEGKSIIELSALKSEDLLVANPTYIDFTAETRTSGIDFDETRIRKGAYDTIKKLTEKAGNIFPQETQDAVTKISENGGTPLVVAVNEKVWGVIELQDIIKTGIQERFQRLRKMGVKTVMVTGDNPLTAKFIAEKAGVDDFIAEAKPEDKMNYIKKEQQEGKLVAMMGDGTNDAPALAQADVGVAMNSGTQAAKEAGNMVDLDNDPTKLIEIVEIGKQLLMTRGTLTTFSIANDVAKYFAIIPALFITFIPSLQKLNIMNLHSPETAILSAVIFNAVIIPFLIPLALKGVAYKPIGASALLRRNLLIYGLGGVIVPFIGIKIIDLVISLFY
- the kdpC gene encoding potassium-transporting ATPase subunit KdpC, which codes for MKNHIVSAFRLTLVMLVVTGIYLAVVYAGSKILPNKGNGEIVYNKGQKLYANIGQEFKSEKYFHGRPSSVNYNAAGSGGSNKGPSNKEYLEIVQKRIDTLKIDNPQMGGVKVPVELVTASGSGLDPDISEEGALYQAKRIAKVRDISEEQVKSLINNQTEKPFLGLFGPSKVNVLKLNIALDQLK